Proteins from a single region of Methanocorpusculum vombati:
- a CDS encoding argininosuccinate synthase produces the protein MTDTPSAGGKGTIVLAFSGGLDTSVCVPILKNMYGYDRVVTVAVDVGQPAAEVKMADDKGKLIADKHYTIDAKDAFVQQHVFPAIKANALYEGYPMGTSLARPLIAEEIVKIAKQEGAAAIGHGCTGKGNDQLRFDFIFRMHGFDIVAPMREHNMTRDWEIDYAEQHGIPIPVKKSTPWSVDENIWSRSIEGGRLEETDYHPPEEIYHWTTSPEAAPDKPEIVSLTFENGVPVALNGKKMNGVDLIVELNTIAGRNGVGRNDMVEDRVLGLKARENYEHPAATVLIAAHADLEKLVLSRFELKFKHIVDDQWAELAYMGLVHEPLYHDLNAFIDETQKRVTGTVDVQLFKGGLHILGRKSPNAIYSQDMVSFDTTTIDQRDAIGFSKYFGLQGRMVWQLQNK, from the coding sequence ATGACAGATACACCATCAGCCGGAGGAAAAGGCACCATCGTTCTCGCCTTTTCCGGAGGACTTGATACCTCCGTCTGTGTGCCGATCTTGAAGAACATGTACGGATACGACCGTGTGGTCACGGTTGCCGTGGATGTCGGTCAGCCCGCAGCCGAAGTTAAAATGGCAGATGACAAAGGAAAACTCATCGCCGACAAGCACTACACCATCGATGCAAAGGATGCGTTTGTGCAGCAGCACGTGTTCCCCGCAATCAAAGCGAACGCTCTCTATGAAGGCTACCCGATGGGTACCTCCCTTGCACGCCCGCTGATTGCAGAAGAGATCGTCAAGATCGCAAAACAGGAAGGAGCAGCCGCCATCGGCCACGGCTGTACCGGCAAAGGAAACGACCAGCTCCGGTTTGACTTCATCTTCCGGATGCACGGCTTTGACATCGTTGCCCCGATGCGTGAACACAACATGACCCGTGACTGGGAGATCGACTACGCCGAACAGCACGGCATCCCGATTCCGGTCAAGAAGTCCACCCCGTGGAGTGTTGACGAAAACATCTGGTCCCGCAGTATTGAAGGCGGCAGACTCGAAGAGACGGATTACCACCCGCCGGAAGAGATTTACCACTGGACGACCTCACCCGAGGCAGCCCCCGACAAACCGGAGATCGTCTCCCTCACCTTTGAAAACGGTGTCCCGGTTGCGCTCAACGGCAAAAAGATGAACGGCGTTGACTTAATCGTAGAGCTGAACACGATTGCCGGCAGAAACGGTGTCGGCAGAAACGATATGGTCGAGGACCGTGTTCTCGGACTCAAGGCCCGGGAAAACTACGAACACCCGGCAGCAACCGTTCTGATCGCAGCACACGCCGATCTTGAGAAACTGGTGCTTTCCCGCTTTGAGCTGAAGTTCAAACATATCGTGGACGACCAGTGGGCAGAGCTTGCCTACATGGGTCTGGTGCACGAGCCGCTCTACCATGATCTGAACGCATTCATCGACGAGACCCAGAAGCGCGTGACCGGAACCGTGGACGTCCAGCTGTTCAAGGGCGGCCTGCACATTCTCGGCAGAAAATCACCGAACGCAATCTACTCACAGGACATGGTCTCGTTTGACACTACGACCATCGATCAGCGTGACGCAATCGGATTCT
- a CDS encoding YeiH family protein, with protein sequence MTTYREDFLDYLKSANRAVVPGLFVCIAVTLLSFLLTRGTLWDGGGSLLPHELFVDNPVFALLAKIGPIVLALVICLFINCKLFDAGGSYAGKYLLRIAIILMGARVTADVLMNASASGLVLILAVLALTIVLAMVLGKKLGHTWETSALTGTGNGICGVSATLSVAPVIKADQKYVHAVVGVISLLGIVGVFLVPAIAFGVGMTDAQAEVFIGGTLHEIGNVIPAADLYTALSGGEDVGALSLAYKMIRVAMLVVVASVFGWLWCRRQEAVHASCPADRVKAKVQGFLILFVLMAVGMTAFITLSPEIGHAVQSSLVNISVTILTIAMAGVGLSMNLRETLSIGKTLLPFASLLWLIQVVVLLGLTMFLV encoded by the coding sequence ATGACTACCTATCGTGAGGATTTTCTTGATTACCTGAAATCTGCGAATCGTGCTGTAGTCCCCGGTCTTTTTGTATGTATTGCGGTGACACTGCTTTCCTTCCTGCTGACGCGGGGGACTCTCTGGGACGGCGGCGGGTCTTTGCTTCCTCACGAGCTGTTTGTGGACAACCCGGTCTTTGCCCTGCTTGCAAAGATCGGCCCGATCGTCCTTGCTCTTGTGATATGTCTTTTCATCAACTGCAAACTTTTTGATGCGGGAGGTTCCTACGCAGGGAAATATCTCCTGCGCATCGCAATTATTCTGATGGGTGCCCGGGTTACTGCGGATGTGCTGATGAACGCATCTGCGAGCGGTCTTGTTCTTATCCTCGCGGTTCTTGCGCTGACCATTGTTCTTGCAATGGTGCTCGGCAAAAAACTGGGTCACACCTGGGAGACATCCGCCCTGACGGGTACCGGCAACGGTATCTGCGGCGTGTCCGCGACACTTTCGGTTGCTCCGGTTATCAAAGCGGATCAGAAATATGTTCACGCGGTTGTCGGTGTTATCAGTCTTCTGGGAATTGTCGGTGTGTTTCTTGTACCGGCAATTGCGTTCGGTGTCGGTATGACCGATGCACAGGCCGAGGTGTTCATCGGCGGAACGCTGCATGAGATCGGCAACGTTATTCCGGCAGCGGATCTCTACACCGCCCTATCCGGCGGTGAGGATGTCGGTGCTCTTTCCCTTGCCTACAAAATGATACGGGTCGCTATGCTGGTCGTGGTTGCGTCGGTGTTCGGCTGGCTGTGGTGCAGACGTCAGGAGGCCGTGCATGCTTCCTGTCCCGCTGACCGCGTGAAGGCAAAAGTACAGGGGTTTCTGATTCTTTTCGTGCTTATGGCCGTCGGCATGACAGCGTTCATCACCCTGTCGCCGGAAATCGGACATGCCGTACAGTCGTCGCTCGTCAACATCTCCGTGACCATTCTCACCATTGCCATGGCAGGGGTCGGCCTTTCCATGAATCTGCGGGAGACGCTTTCCATCGGGAAAACCCTGCTCCCGTTTGCATCACTTCTCTGGCTGATTCAGGTCGTAGTACTGCTCGGGCTGACGATGTTTCTGGTCTGA
- a CDS encoding threonyl-tRNA synthetase editing domain-containing protein, with protein sequence MRLLLMHADLIAYETLSRTKVAETDIVAKDAMQDALVAFCAVESADETDPEDIAAQTAAEIRAVAAKVGAVRVMIYPYAHLSSDLARPAAAVSVLKETARVLMATSSLEVRRAPFGYYKKFTVICKGHPLSELSRHLVPSQKGTAADTCLSSP encoded by the coding sequence ATGCGGCTTCTCCTCATGCATGCGGACCTCATTGCGTATGAGACCCTCTCCCGGACAAAGGTGGCGGAGACGGATATTGTGGCAAAGGATGCGATGCAGGATGCGCTTGTGGCGTTCTGTGCTGTTGAGTCTGCGGACGAAACTGATCCGGAGGACATTGCTGCGCAGACCGCAGCGGAGATACGTGCGGTCGCCGCCAAGGTAGGGGCTGTCCGGGTCATGATCTATCCGTATGCCCATCTCTCAAGTGACCTCGCCCGGCCAGCCGCCGCAGTCTCTGTTCTGAAAGAGACTGCGCGTGTCCTTATGGCCACATCTTCTCTGGAAGTCCGGCGTGCGCCGTTTGGCTACTACAAAAAGTTCACCGTCATCTGCAAAGGCCACCCGCTGTCCGAACTCTCCCGCCATCTCGTCCCCTCCCAAAAGGGGACTGCGGCTGATACCTGTCTTTCGTCCCCTTAG
- a CDS encoding MFS transporter has protein sequence MLIERPLSQKLLMILAAAAVFMDYLDTSIVSIALPAISESFGSGSSLTSWVMTAYLLALGSTLLLFGKLADRTGLQRVIFTGGFVLFTVASFLCGIATDIVSLIGFRIFQGVAAAMMVATATMLITLHLPKQIQPVSMGVIATAGGAALALGPGIGGVLTQFISWHWIFFINIPVGIAGVLVALFLIPKPDPADLPARPKPFDSLGAVYLAITLVTLLAGLELGVSEGWTAPVVLLIVLSPVFGWLFLRRELRHPDPILSARLLYNRTVMWAAVSTLCITLVYLGVIYVMPFLLTEEYLLPTAVAGGIMLLPPVAMALIGIPAGAFVRRCGCMVLCNSASFLLAAGMVLLGTAVILSNMLLIFAGLVLVGLGMGLNEGPSIQRITIHSPLELQGSSGGLIFTVMNVGCVLGVALFSVAAAAGSGSADVYTPAGVAIACAAGFAVAVIALITSRLARDTVKC, from the coding sequence ATGCTGATTGAACGTCCTCTCTCCCAAAAGCTTCTGATGATTCTGGCAGCTGCGGCTGTTTTCATGGATTATCTTGACACAAGCATTGTGTCCATCGCACTGCCTGCGATCTCCGAGAGTTTCGGTTCCGGTTCGTCCCTGACGTCATGGGTGATGACCGCGTATCTGCTTGCGCTCGGCAGTACTCTTCTCCTTTTCGGCAAGCTTGCGGACCGTACCGGTTTGCAGCGGGTAATTTTTACCGGAGGATTTGTACTGTTTACCGTTGCCTCTTTCCTCTGCGGTATTGCAACGGATATCGTATCCCTGATCGGATTCCGGATCTTCCAGGGGGTAGCTGCTGCTATGATGGTTGCAACGGCCACCATGCTGATTACCCTGCATCTTCCCAAACAGATCCAGCCGGTCAGTATGGGTGTTATCGCTACCGCCGGCGGTGCGGCACTCGCGCTCGGTCCCGGAATCGGCGGGGTTCTTACCCAGTTCATCAGCTGGCACTGGATCTTTTTCATTAATATCCCGGTGGGTATTGCGGGGGTTCTGGTTGCCCTGTTCCTGATTCCCAAACCGGATCCTGCGGATCTTCCCGCACGTCCCAAACCGTTTGATTCGCTTGGCGCGGTGTATCTTGCAATCACGCTTGTTACTCTGCTTGCCGGACTTGAACTTGGTGTTTCCGAAGGCTGGACAGCGCCGGTCGTTCTGCTGATTGTGCTTTCCCCGGTCTTTGGATGGTTGTTCCTGCGCCGTGAACTCCGGCATCCTGACCCGATACTTTCCGCACGGCTGCTGTACAACCGGACGGTTATGTGGGCCGCAGTTTCCACGCTGTGCATTACGCTCGTGTATCTTGGTGTTATCTATGTGATGCCGTTCCTGCTGACGGAAGAGTATCTGCTGCCGACCGCGGTCGCGGGCGGCATCATGCTTCTGCCGCCGGTTGCAATGGCGTTGATCGGTATCCCCGCAGGAGCGTTTGTGCGCCGGTGCGGTTGTATGGTTCTTTGTAACAGCGCATCGTTTCTCCTTGCCGCGGGGATGGTGCTTCTGGGCACTGCCGTGATTCTGTCGAACATGCTTCTGATCTTTGCAGGTCTTGTGCTGGTCGGTCTTGGTATGGGTTTAAACGAAGGTCCCAGTATTCAGCGGATTACTATCCACAGCCCGCTTGAGCTGCAGGGTTCTTCCGGCGGCCTGATCTTTACGGTGATGAACGTGGGATGCGTGCTGGGTGTTGCGTTGTTCTCGGTTGCGGCGGCTGCCGGTTCCGGCAGTGCTGATGTCTATACTCCGGCGGGTGTTGCGATCGCCTGCGCTGCGGGATTTGCGGTTGCGGTGATTGCCCTGATCACGTCCCGGCTTGCGCGTGATACGGTGAAGTGCTGA
- a CDS encoding YbaN family protein, whose protein sequence is MSGKRWCLKVLGILCLAFGAAGIVLPVLPTTPFVIAAALCFSAGSPHLAAWLEQNRYFGPYIEHYRNKTGVPLRQKIGGILFLWVMLGISMVIVQKPFVVLILCIVGLVVTLHLVLLKTRKTC, encoded by the coding sequence ATGTCCGGGAAACGGTGGTGCCTGAAGGTTCTCGGTATCCTCTGCCTTGCCTTTGGCGCGGCAGGTATTGTTCTTCCGGTTCTTCCGACCACGCCGTTTGTCATTGCTGCTGCGCTCTGCTTTTCGGCAGGTTCCCCGCATCTTGCCGCGTGGCTGGAACAGAACCGGTACTTCGGGCCCTATATTGAACATTACCGGAACAAAACCGGTGTGCCGCTCCGGCAAAAAATCGGCGGTATTCTTTTTTTGTGGGTGATGCTTGGCATCTCCATGGTGATCGTGCAGAAACCGTTTGTTGTTCTGATTCTCTGCATAGTGGGGCTTGTCGTGACACTGCATCTGGTACTGCTGAAGACCCGAAAAACGTGTTAG
- a CDS encoding helix-turn-helix transcriptional regulator, with protein MALKTKIREYRAKHNITQEELASAVGVRRETIGHLENGKYNPSLKLGFDIAKVLQVPVEELFTFTDD; from the coding sequence GTGGCGCTTAAGACAAAGATTCGCGAATACCGCGCAAAACACAACATCACCCAGGAAGAACTTGCCAGCGCGGTCGGTGTCCGGCGTGAGACCATCGGCCACCTGGAAAACGGAAAGTACAATCCGTCCCTAAAACTCGGATTTGATATTGCAAAAGTTCTGCAGGTACCCGTCGAGGAACTCTTTACGTTCACCGACGACTAA
- a CDS encoding DUF3796 domain-containing protein — translation MINKLSFLGLIGLLGLLAVPTGEVRYCAFFAFFVFFGYLFTVEDELFTAYVRKAATTAFFLQTVLFCIVYAVAVLIGDAAVFTTAFPLTFAAGMFVFICMLVIHEFRELQGVESGA, via the coding sequence ATGATAAACAAACTCAGTTTCCTGGGCCTGATCGGACTTCTCGGTCTCCTTGCCGTACCAACCGGCGAAGTACGCTACTGTGCCTTTTTCGCATTCTTCGTGTTCTTCGGCTACCTCTTCACCGTTGAAGATGAACTGTTCACCGCCTACGTCAGAAAAGCAGCAACCACCGCCTTCTTTCTTCAGACGGTGCTCTTCTGCATCGTGTATGCAGTCGCCGTTCTCATCGGGGATGCAGCAGTATTTACCACCGCATTCCCGCTGACATTCGCCGCAGGCATGTTTGTCTTCATCTGCATGCTGGTCATCCATGAATTCCGTGAACTACAGGGAGTGGAGAGTGGCGCTTAA
- a CDS encoding MBL fold metallo-hydrolase, with translation MHVTALGTGDVVGTPKIGCDCDVCREARQTGKQRLRTSILVEHKGKHLLIDTGPDMRAQLLAAGSPHIDAVIWTHGHYDHFMGFGDFYRVQRDLIPVYGIAEVLSYCGSIFSFMRHREVVMTPYEPMDICGMSVTLFPVMHDTPTCGVRIEADGAVFVYSCDTTDQLSAPTLETMKGADLLLLDGIFPPEVHISKHMNIRDAERLAERLAPKEFWCVHMSHKIRWDYRYGARDMQTWDLPANRE, from the coding sequence ATGCACGTAACAGCACTTGGCACTGGTGATGTGGTTGGAACGCCGAAAATCGGCTGTGACTGCGACGTCTGCCGCGAAGCCCGGCAGACCGGAAAACAGCGGCTCCGCACCTCAATCCTCGTAGAACACAAAGGCAAACACCTGCTGATCGATACCGGCCCGGACATGCGTGCCCAGCTGCTTGCCGCCGGCTCCCCGCATATCGACGCCGTCATCTGGACGCACGGCCACTACGACCACTTCATGGGATTCGGCGACTTCTACCGGGTACAGCGCGACCTTATCCCCGTCTATGGTATCGCAGAAGTTCTCAGCTACTGCGGCAGCATCTTTTCGTTTATGCGCCACCGTGAAGTGGTAATGACTCCGTACGAACCAATGGACATCTGCGGAATGTCAGTAACCCTCTTCCCGGTAATGCACGACACCCCCACCTGCGGCGTACGGATTGAAGCGGACGGAGCAGTGTTTGTCTACTCCTGCGACACAACCGATCAGTTGTCAGCACCAACACTGGAGACAATGAAAGGTGCAGACCTTCTGCTGCTTGACGGCATCTTCCCGCCGGAGGTACACATCTCCAAACACATGAACATCCGGGACGCAGAACGGCTGGCAGAGCGGCTTGCCCCAAAAGAGTTCTGGTGCGTGCACATGAGCCACAAAATCCGGTGGGACTACCGGTACGGGGCGCGGGATATGCAGACCTGGGATCTCCCCGCAAACCGCGAATAA
- a CDS encoding ATP-binding protein, whose amino-acid sequence MDATATESGLLQLTEIVLTAEVVNGNPALGVNDLPVALRPLFCPDVPGVIARPVAIKEGQLKTYFPNLAARSLIADGKNSYLVVNDLGQFAVTTFAPAMKWYLRHAGTDAVMKNPALSLALETAGETSISYKKARENIPLFEDTVASLTGKIGALTAKSDTYREAVDLVVAYAPEEIEFSLDDLVCTPDQLAIVRKVQISLENQEFLRNHRIYELGRILLVGPPGTGKTSFALALSRSVHMPVLEVRLSMLTSQYLGETSKNIDRIFDLAKKIAPCILFIDEFDYIAKTRISDDNGTMKRAVNTLLKSIDHINLIKDQVLLIGATNHAGMLDEAAWRRFDEVVTFTLPDMTMREAILRHVASDIPCTMDFTTLAERTDGFSGADLRMMLTEAIVSALLAGRKEINEEDVNAGMELVNRRNIARSGCL is encoded by the coding sequence ATGGACGCAACTGCTACTGAATCCGGACTGCTGCAGCTTACAGAGATCGTTCTGACAGCAGAAGTGGTAAATGGAAACCCTGCGCTCGGTGTAAATGACCTCCCCGTAGCGCTGCGTCCCCTCTTCTGCCCGGACGTTCCCGGAGTCATTGCACGGCCGGTTGCCATCAAAGAAGGACAACTGAAGACCTACTTCCCGAACCTTGCCGCGCGCAGCCTCATCGCCGACGGCAAAAACTCCTACCTCGTGGTAAACGACCTCGGACAGTTCGCCGTAACCACCTTTGCACCCGCAATGAAATGGTACCTGCGCCATGCAGGAACGGACGCGGTGATGAAAAACCCCGCACTGTCCCTCGCCCTGGAGACCGCAGGTGAAACAAGCATCTCTTACAAAAAAGCGCGGGAAAACATCCCGCTCTTTGAAGACACCGTTGCATCCCTTACCGGAAAAATCGGAGCACTCACCGCAAAATCCGACACCTACCGCGAAGCAGTGGATCTGGTAGTCGCCTACGCTCCCGAAGAGATCGAATTCTCCTTAGATGACCTCGTCTGCACCCCGGACCAGCTTGCAATCGTCCGGAAAGTACAGATTTCTCTGGAAAATCAGGAGTTCCTCCGCAACCACAGAATCTACGAACTGGGAAGAATCCTGCTCGTCGGCCCCCCGGGAACCGGCAAAACCTCCTTTGCGCTCGCACTCTCGCGCTCGGTACACATGCCGGTTCTGGAAGTCAGACTCTCCATGCTGACCTCCCAGTACCTGGGAGAGACCTCCAAAAATATCGACAGGATCTTCGACCTTGCCAAAAAAATTGCCCCCTGCATTCTCTTCATAGACGAATTTGACTACATCGCAAAGACCCGCATCTCCGACGACAACGGCACCATGAAGCGGGCGGTAAACACGCTCCTCAAAAGCATCGACCACATCAACCTGATCAAAGATCAGGTGCTTCTCATCGGTGCAACAAACCATGCAGGAATGCTGGATGAAGCAGCCTGGCGGCGGTTTGACGAGGTCGTTACCTTCACCCTGCCGGACATGACCATGCGCGAAGCAATTCTCCGGCACGTCGCATCCGACATCCCCTGCACCATGGACTTTACCACCCTTGCAGAACGAACAGACGGATTCTCCGGAGCAGACCTCCGCATGATGCTGACGGAAGCAATCGTCTCGGCACTTCTTGCAGGCCGCAAAGAGATCAACGAAGAAGATGTGAACGCCGGCATGGAGCTGGTAAACCGCCGGAACATTGCCCGGAGCGGCTGCCTGTAA
- a CDS encoding tetratricopeptide repeat protein, translating into MSETADLITQAEELALSGKLNEALRMYDAAVAADPTDPLAWIGKASILKAQGRYTESAECFDAALAGIPAWNDAAAGEPDRMAAFVSMLSVLKAEVLLYAEKPDEALAAADAADAVRDADAASLVVRGQALVQKKEYDAAGDCFYRAEEWCNTHEDTMLTQVWHCKVRLAEENGGVLAPPYAAEMYARGTGFRPPQGTPEEILERANNLRSAGLLYDALRYYDAAVTAGHPNKALVLFLKGVVFEQLRRSADALNAYSDALKADPQPEDEFRIRMRWAGLRADRE; encoded by the coding sequence TTGTCTGAAACCGCCGACCTCATCACGCAGGCCGAAGAGCTTGCACTCAGCGGAAAACTCAACGAAGCGCTCCGCATGTACGACGCAGCAGTTGCCGCCGACCCTACAGATCCCCTCGCATGGATAGGAAAAGCCTCGATCCTCAAGGCACAAGGAAGATACACCGAATCCGCCGAATGTTTCGACGCAGCGCTTGCAGGAATCCCCGCATGGAACGATGCCGCGGCAGGGGAACCAGACCGGATGGCAGCCTTCGTCTCCATGCTCTCGGTACTGAAAGCCGAAGTACTCCTGTATGCGGAAAAACCCGACGAAGCCCTTGCAGCAGCCGATGCCGCCGACGCCGTCCGGGATGCGGACGCCGCATCCCTTGTGGTCAGGGGACAGGCACTGGTACAGAAAAAAGAGTATGACGCAGCAGGCGACTGCTTCTACCGTGCGGAAGAATGGTGCAACACCCATGAAGACACCATGCTCACCCAGGTCTGGCACTGCAAAGTCCGGCTCGCAGAAGAGAACGGCGGAGTTCTCGCCCCGCCGTACGCAGCAGAGATGTATGCCAGAGGAACCGGCTTCCGCCCCCCGCAGGGAACACCCGAAGAGATCCTCGAACGGGCAAACAATCTCAGAAGTGCAGGTCTCCTCTATGACGCACTCCGGTATTATGACGCAGCAGTAACCGCAGGCCATCCGAACAAAGCCCTCGTCCTGTTTCTCAAAGGAGTTGTTTTCGAACAGCTCAGACGAAGCGCAGACGCACTCAACGCCTACAGCGACGCCCTCAAAGCAGACCCGCAGCCCGAAGACGAATTCCGCATCCGCATGCGGTGGGCGGGTCTGCGGGCAGATCGGGAATAG